Proteins encoded together in one Desulfosporosinus meridiei DSM 13257 window:
- the truB gene encoding tRNA pseudouridine(55) synthase TruB: MEGIINVLKPPGMTSSDVVVWIRRSLKMKKVGHTGTLDPGVAGVLPICVGKATRLAEYITDQGKKYIAEVKFGITTDTQDAYGKVIQETLPSLDKADLERILPDFTGKISQLPPLFSAVRKEGKHLYEYARKGIPIEITPREVIIYKLNLEQWYQGEFPKAVLNIECSKGTYIRTICHDLGQTLGCGAHMSYLVRVRSGSFKIQESWTLEEIEEAVRNNDYSFILPLTAGIDLPRVSLSEVRANAFRNGLPSRRDQVNLYEESNEPYVQVMEREQLIGIGVWRKEALYPHKVFK, translated from the coding sequence GTGGAAGGAATAATTAACGTTCTCAAACCACCGGGAATGACTTCTTCGGATGTTGTGGTTTGGATACGTAGAAGTCTCAAAATGAAAAAAGTCGGCCATACCGGAACTCTTGACCCAGGAGTTGCTGGCGTATTGCCAATTTGTGTAGGCAAGGCTACACGATTAGCCGAATACATTACTGATCAAGGAAAAAAATATATTGCCGAAGTGAAGTTTGGGATTACAACGGATACACAGGATGCCTATGGTAAAGTAATACAAGAGACTCTACCGAGTCTTGACAAGGCCGATTTAGAACGGATATTGCCTGATTTCACTGGGAAGATATCTCAGTTACCCCCCTTGTTTTCAGCTGTTCGTAAAGAAGGAAAGCACCTTTATGAATATGCTCGGAAGGGAATACCCATTGAGATTACTCCACGTGAAGTGATAATTTATAAATTGAACCTTGAGCAATGGTATCAAGGAGAATTTCCCAAGGCTGTCTTAAATATTGAGTGTTCAAAAGGAACTTACATACGGACAATTTGTCATGATCTTGGACAAACTCTGGGCTGTGGGGCCCATATGTCCTATTTAGTACGAGTTCGTTCTGGGTCGTTTAAGATCCAGGAAAGTTGGACCTTGGAAGAGATTGAAGAAGCTGTACGGAACAATGACTATTCATTTATTTTGCCCCTAACTGCTGGGATTGATTTGCCCCGGGTATCATTATCCGAGGTACGTGCTAATGCTTTTCGGAATGGATTACCAAGCAGAAGAGATCAAGTTAATCTTTATGAAGAAAGCAATGAGCCTTACGTGCAGGTAATGGAGCGTGAACAATTGATAGGAATAGGAGTCTGGCGCAAGGAAGCTCTTTACCCACATAAAGTCTTTAAATAA